A section of the Halopiger aswanensis genome encodes:
- a CDS encoding LeuA family protein has product MLIQCLHKTVRPLTPVRGVEFFQGTLDSTDEIESARVFDTTLRDGEQSPGTSFSYDDKRQIASILDEMGTHVIEAGFPVNSDAEFEAVRDIASSTSTTTCGLARVVDKDIEAALDSGVEMVHTFVSTSDVQIEDSMHATRDEVVQRAVESVERITEAGAVCMFSPMDATRTDEAFLIDVIEAVTEAGTDWINIPDTCGVATPSRFKAMIEKVDAHTDARIDVHTHDDFGLATANALAGIEAGADQAQVSVNSIGERAGNAAYEEFVMAVESLYQTDTGIDTTRITELSEVVEEKSAIETPGNKPVVGDNAFSHESGIHAAGVIENSDTFEPGVMTPEMVGAERRLVMGKHTGTHSVRERLDELGFEPTDDEVRAVTRRVKDYGAEKRRVTVSDLERFAEEAGVDRQREGEEVRA; this is encoded by the coding sequence ATTCTGATACAATGTCTTCACAAGACGGTTCGTCCTCTGACACCAGTCAGGGGGGTCGAGTTCTTCCAGGGCACGTTAGATTCCACTGACGAAATAGAGTCAGCACGTGTCTTCGATACGACCCTCCGGGACGGCGAGCAGTCGCCCGGAACCTCGTTCTCGTACGACGATAAACGGCAGATCGCCTCGATCTTGGACGAGATGGGGACCCACGTCATCGAAGCCGGGTTCCCCGTCAACTCCGACGCGGAGTTCGAGGCCGTTCGTGATATCGCTTCCTCGACGTCGACGACCACCTGCGGGTTAGCCCGCGTCGTCGACAAAGACATCGAAGCGGCGCTGGATTCCGGCGTCGAGATGGTGCACACCTTCGTCAGCACCAGCGACGTCCAGATCGAGGATTCGATGCACGCCACCCGGGACGAGGTCGTACAGCGCGCAGTCGAATCGGTCGAACGCATCACAGAGGCGGGAGCGGTCTGCATGTTCTCGCCGATGGACGCGACGCGGACCGACGAGGCGTTCCTGATCGACGTGATCGAAGCGGTCACGGAGGCCGGAACCGACTGGATCAACATTCCCGACACCTGCGGCGTCGCGACGCCGAGTCGGTTCAAGGCGATGATCGAGAAGGTCGACGCCCACACCGACGCGCGGATCGACGTCCACACCCACGACGACTTCGGGCTGGCCACCGCGAACGCCTTGGCCGGCATCGAAGCGGGCGCCGATCAGGCGCAGGTGTCGGTCAACTCCATCGGCGAACGCGCCGGCAACGCCGCCTACGAGGAGTTCGTGATGGCCGTCGAATCCCTCTACCAGACCGACACGGGGATCGACACGACGCGCATTACCGAACTCTCCGAGGTCGTCGAGGAGAAGAGCGCCATCGAGACGCCGGGCAACAAGCCCGTCGTCGGCGACAACGCCTTCTCCCACGAGAGCGGCATCCACGCCGCCGGCGTCATCGAGAACTCCGACACCTTCGAGCCCGGCGTCATGACCCCCGAGATGGTCGGCGCCGAGCGCCGACTGGTCATGGGCAAACACACCGGAACCCACTCGGTACGGGAGCGCCTCGACGAACTCGGCTTCGAGCCGACCGACGACGAGGTCCGCGCGGTCACCCGCCGGGTCAAGGACTACGGTGCCGAGAAGCGCCGGGTCACGGTCAGCGACCTCGAGCGCTTCGCGGAGGAAGCTGGCGTCGACCGCCAGCGCGAGGGCGAGGAGGTGCGCGCCTGA
- a CDS encoding ferritin-like domain-containing protein: MTTDEITDLLTEAYNDELETVMNYLTNAIVLDGIHAEEVKASLEEDIQEELDHARMLGERLKQLDESPPGSESFEAKQSGLQPPADTTDVQSVIDGVLQAEEDAIETYRSLVEAADDANDPVTEDVAVTILTDEEAHRTEFRGFKKEFPMD, from the coding sequence ATGACGACCGACGAAATCACCGACCTCCTGACGGAGGCGTACAACGACGAACTCGAGACCGTGATGAACTACCTGACGAACGCGATCGTCCTCGACGGGATCCACGCCGAGGAGGTCAAAGCGAGCCTCGAGGAGGACATCCAGGAGGAACTCGACCACGCGCGCATGCTGGGCGAGCGGTTGAAGCAACTCGACGAGTCGCCGCCGGGCTCCGAGTCGTTCGAGGCGAAGCAGTCGGGGCTACAGCCGCCCGCGGACACGACCGACGTGCAGTCGGTCATCGACGGCGTGCTCCAGGCGGAGGAGGACGCGATCGAGACCTACCGGTCGCTCGTCGAGGCGGCCGACGACGCCAACGATCCGGTGACCGAGGACGTCGCGGTGACGATCCTCACGGACGAGGAGGCCCACCGCACCGAGTTCCGCGGTTTCAAGAAAGAGTTCCCGATGGACTGA
- a CDS encoding DUF5779 family protein codes for MSDFDLDLRAVEEHIDEELELEGSIVLGVLDGTTPADEWLETVSSGNVLVLCVEGEVNELASGFARDVKEAGGNLVHFRGFLIVAPPGVDVSTDRL; via the coding sequence ATGAGCGACTTCGACCTCGACCTTCGGGCGGTCGAGGAACACATCGACGAGGAGCTCGAACTCGAGGGAAGCATCGTACTCGGCGTCCTCGACGGGACGACGCCGGCCGACGAGTGGCTCGAGACCGTCTCGAGCGGCAACGTACTCGTCCTCTGCGTCGAGGGCGAGGTTAACGAACTGGCGTCGGGCTTCGCCCGCGACGTCAAGGAAGCGGGCGGCAATCTGGTTCACTTCCGGGGCTTTCTGATCGTGGCGCCGCCGGGCGTGGACGTCAGCACGGATCGACTGTAA
- a CDS encoding YciE/YciF ferroxidase family protein yields MSIDSTEDLFVSGLKHAYYTEQRLVDALDELESSSSNEELKSGFAEHREETKQHIDRIEQVFEHLDADAEAEEDPVVEGMIEAHEEFMNQDPSDQAIDRYNIAAGQKSEHYEIATYGNLIPMADQLGMDDVADMLEETLREEQDELDTLSEMGEEFDYGELTVSE; encoded by the coding sequence ATGAGCATCGACTCAACCGAAGACCTCTTCGTATCCGGCCTGAAGCACGCGTACTACACCGAACAGCGCCTCGTCGACGCCCTCGACGAACTCGAGAGTTCCTCATCGAACGAGGAACTGAAGAGCGGGTTCGCCGAGCACCGCGAAGAAACCAAACAGCACATCGACCGCATCGAGCAGGTGTTTGAACACCTCGACGCGGACGCCGAGGCGGAGGAAGATCCCGTCGTCGAGGGGATGATCGAGGCCCACGAGGAGTTCATGAACCAAGACCCCAGCGATCAGGCCATCGACCGGTACAACATCGCCGCCGGCCAGAAGTCCGAACACTACGAGATCGCCACCTACGGCAACCTCATCCCGATGGCCGACCAGCTCGGGATGGACGACGTCGCGGACATGCTGGAGGAGACGCTGCGCGAGGAACAGGACGAACTCGACACCCTCTCGGAGATGGGCGAGGAGTTCGACTACGGCGAGTTGACGGTCTCGGAGTAG
- a CDS encoding VOC family protein, producing the protein MLTQLAWLALEVKYLEPARRFYAETLEMDVREGRVGRSRGDDENGDELTFAAGETDLVLRRPTGLPRGGLHTHFAFSIPVAEYDDWWDRLSERYDGDLEETQFGTAKSLYLYDPDGNCVELGQRDVDGPGIDGIFEVVLEVESLERAESFYADLGFETVDRGSERKRVRMNGPDPTGLALELWEPQLGIADARGGVHVDLGFEVEGEAPTQVLEAIRDCVRSVERETDERVVVRDPDGHVLTFTA; encoded by the coding sequence ATGCTCACCCAGCTCGCCTGGCTCGCCCTCGAGGTCAAATACCTCGAGCCAGCGCGGCGGTTCTACGCGGAGACGCTCGAGATGGACGTCCGCGAGGGACGGGTAGGACGATCACGAGGAGACGACGAGAACGGAGACGAACTCACCTTCGCGGCGGGCGAAACCGACCTCGTCTTGCGCCGGCCGACCGGCCTCCCGCGGGGCGGTCTGCACACGCACTTCGCGTTCTCGATTCCGGTCGCCGAGTACGACGACTGGTGGGACCGCCTCTCCGAGCGGTACGACGGCGACCTCGAGGAGACGCAGTTCGGCACCGCGAAGTCGCTGTACCTGTACGATCCGGACGGCAACTGCGTCGAACTCGGCCAGCGCGACGTCGACGGCCCCGGAATCGACGGCATCTTCGAGGTCGTCCTCGAGGTCGAGTCGCTCGAGCGCGCGGAATCGTTCTACGCCGACCTCGGTTTCGAGACCGTCGACAGGGGCAGCGAGCGTAAGCGCGTGCGAATGAACGGACCCGATCCGACGGGGCTGGCGCTCGAGTTGTGGGAACCACAGTTGGGGATCGCCGACGCACGGGGCGGAGTGCACGTCGATCTGGGATTCGAGGTCGAAGGCGAGGCGCCGACGCAGGTGCTCGAGGCGATCCGCGACTGCGTCCGATCAGTCGAGCGGGAGACGGACGAACGAGTCGTCGTTCGCGATCCGGACGGACACGTGCTCACGTTCACGGCCTGA
- a CDS encoding ribbon-helix-helix domain-containing protein — translation MTEYTTVSIPKDLADRVEETIEGTSFQSTSDLVRFLLRSIVIQHQKEGELTEAEFEEITEQLRGLGYLE, via the coding sequence ATGACCGAGTACACCACGGTCTCGATCCCGAAGGATCTCGCCGACCGCGTCGAGGAGACGATCGAGGGGACGAGCTTCCAGAGCACGAGCGATCTCGTTCGATTTCTGCTGCGCAGCATCGTCATCCAGCACCAGAAGGAGGGCGAACTGACCGAGGCCGAATTCGAGGAGATCACCGAGCAGCTCCGCGGGCTGGGCTATCTCGAGTGA
- a CDS encoding DUF5789 family protein: MGVRPPSSGDDDEPESIEFGIAAVDAKLRDSDLSFPATKDDVAAELGHERIPYNVHGDDVALGEILAEVNTPEFRSRQELLNELHQPFEEYRRQHSGGVFQQVRSMLPF, encoded by the coding sequence ATGGGCGTTCGGCCACCCTCGAGCGGAGACGACGACGAACCCGAGAGCATCGAATTCGGCATCGCCGCTGTTGACGCCAAGCTACGCGATTCCGACCTCTCCTTCCCGGCGACGAAAGACGACGTCGCGGCCGAACTCGGCCACGAACGAATCCCGTACAACGTGCACGGGGACGACGTCGCGCTGGGCGAGATACTAGCAGAAGTCAATACGCCGGAGTTTCGCTCCCGCCAGGAACTGCTGAACGAACTGCATCAACCCTTCGAGGAGTATCGCCGACAGCACTCGGGTGGCGTCTTCCAACAGGTTCGGTCGATGCTCCCCTTCTAA
- the aglJ gene encoding S-layer glycoprotein N-glycosyltransferase AglJ, producing MENDGPRASAVADGSGEITVMSQSETTREISAEEVCILIPTLNEAATIGDVIDGFEEQGYTNVVVIDGGSDDDTQEIARDHGAQVLVQSGEGKGQAVREAVDYIDVPYVLMLDGDGTYDPADADTMLEPLAQGYEHVIGNRFADMDDDAMKALNGFGNRMINRSFRLIHGADYEDILSGYRAFTTDSFDRLSLDSDGFTIETELAVECVKHGIDTTVVPVSYSARPEESETNLHPIRDGGTIILALYSLAKTNNPLFYFGSLGAAGLVTGSLIAAYVLWEWVQYGVGHEIMALVSAAAILLGVQLLMFGVLSDMLVTLHREQRRRLEHIARRNNRDDD from the coding sequence ATGGAGAACGATGGGCCTCGCGCGAGCGCGGTCGCGGACGGTAGCGGCGAGATTACCGTCATGAGCCAATCCGAGACGACGCGCGAGATTTCCGCCGAAGAGGTGTGTATCCTCATTCCGACGTTGAACGAAGCCGCGACGATCGGCGACGTGATCGACGGCTTCGAGGAGCAGGGCTACACGAACGTCGTCGTCATCGACGGCGGGTCGGACGACGACACGCAGGAGATCGCCCGCGATCACGGCGCACAGGTGCTGGTCCAGTCCGGTGAGGGCAAGGGCCAGGCGGTCCGGGAAGCCGTTGACTACATCGACGTTCCCTACGTGCTGATGCTCGACGGCGACGGGACGTACGATCCGGCCGACGCCGACACGATGCTCGAGCCGCTCGCCCAAGGGTACGAGCACGTGATCGGCAACCGGTTTGCGGACATGGACGACGACGCGATGAAGGCGTTGAACGGGTTCGGCAACCGGATGATCAACCGCTCGTTCCGGCTGATTCACGGCGCCGACTACGAGGACATTCTCTCGGGCTACCGCGCCTTCACGACCGATTCGTTCGACCGGCTTTCGCTCGACTCAGACGGCTTTACGATCGAGACGGAACTCGCCGTCGAGTGCGTGAAACACGGGATCGACACGACGGTCGTCCCGGTCAGTTACAGCGCCCGACCCGAGGAATCGGAGACGAACCTCCACCCGATCAGGGACGGCGGGACGATCATCCTCGCGCTGTACTCGCTAGCGAAAACCAACAACCCACTGTTTTACTTCGGCAGCCTCGGAGCCGCCGGCCTCGTTACGGGGAGCCTCATCGCAGCTTACGTGCTCTGGGAGTGGGTCCAGTACGGAGTCGGCCACGAGATCATGGCGCTCGTTTCGGCGGCCGCAATCCTACTCGGCGTCCAACTGCTCATGTTCGGCGTCCTCTCGGACATGCTCGTAACCCTCCACCGCGAACAGCGGCGTCGGCTCGAGCACATCGCGCGCCGCAATAATCGCGACGACGACTGA
- the aglM gene encoding UDP-glucose 6-dehydrogenase AglM: protein MNVSIIGSGYVGTTVAACLADLGHEVVNVEIDEDIVDAINAGEAPIHESGLEERIAEHAGASLRATTDYDEVLETDVTLLCLPTPQSDDGSLELAPMRAGAEMLGDALAAKDDDHLVVVKSTVLPGTTEEVVAPILEEQSGTAIGDGIDVAMNPEFLRMGTAVQDFLEPDKVVLGTRTDAAAEQLRELYAPILANDDTHLVETDVREAELIKYANNAFLASKVSLVNDLGNIAKEYGADAYEVLEAVGLDDRISERFMRSGLGWGGSCFPKDVAALRAGAREQGYEPELLDAAVAVNDEQPRRLVDLLADHVDLEGARIAVLGLSFKPGTDDIRKSRALDVVEYLRERGAAVVAYDPVAMDNVREQYPDLEIEYADSAAGALEGADGAVVATDWPEFDALEFDGMARRVLVDGRRIDVDKDELDVYEGLTW from the coding sequence ATGAACGTCTCTATTATCGGCAGCGGCTACGTCGGGACCACCGTCGCCGCCTGTCTCGCCGATCTGGGCCACGAGGTCGTCAACGTCGAAATCGACGAGGACATCGTCGACGCGATCAACGCCGGCGAGGCGCCGATCCACGAGTCGGGCCTCGAGGAACGGATTGCCGAGCACGCCGGCGCTTCCCTCCGCGCGACGACGGACTACGACGAGGTTCTCGAGACCGATGTCACGCTGCTCTGTCTCCCCACTCCACAATCGGACGACGGCAGCCTCGAGCTCGCACCGATGCGCGCCGGCGCGGAGATGCTCGGCGACGCGCTCGCCGCCAAAGACGACGACCACCTCGTCGTCGTCAAGAGTACCGTGCTGCCGGGAACGACCGAGGAAGTCGTCGCGCCAATCCTCGAGGAGCAATCGGGAACGGCCATCGGCGACGGCATCGACGTCGCGATGAACCCCGAGTTCCTGCGGATGGGGACCGCGGTCCAGGACTTCCTCGAGCCGGACAAGGTCGTCCTCGGAACCCGCACCGACGCAGCCGCCGAGCAGCTCCGCGAGCTCTACGCGCCGATCCTCGCGAACGACGACACCCACCTCGTCGAGACCGACGTCCGCGAGGCCGAACTGATCAAGTACGCGAACAACGCCTTCCTCGCCTCGAAGGTGTCGCTGGTGAACGACCTCGGCAACATCGCCAAGGAGTACGGCGCGGACGCTTACGAGGTCCTCGAGGCGGTCGGCCTCGACGACCGCATCTCCGAGCGGTTCATGCGTTCGGGACTGGGCTGGGGCGGCTCCTGCTTCCCCAAAGACGTCGCCGCCCTGCGGGCCGGCGCCCGCGAACAGGGGTACGAACCCGAACTGCTCGACGCCGCCGTCGCCGTCAACGACGAACAACCGCGGCGGCTCGTCGACCTGCTCGCGGACCACGTCGACCTCGAGGGTGCACGGATCGCCGTCCTCGGCCTATCCTTCAAGCCGGGGACCGACGACATCCGAAAGTCCCGCGCACTGGACGTCGTCGAGTATCTCCGCGAGCGCGGCGCCGCGGTCGTCGCGTACGACCCCGTCGCGATGGATAACGTCCGCGAGCAGTACCCCGACCTCGAGATCGAGTACGCCGACTCGGCCGCGGGGGCGCTCGAGGGCGCTGACGGCGCGGTCGTCGCGACCGACTGGCCGGAGTTCGACGCCCTCGAGTTCGACGGGATGGCCCGGCGCGTGCTCGTAGACGGGCGGCGGATCGACGTCGACAAAGACGAGCTCGACGTGTACGAAGGACTGACCTGGTAG
- a CDS encoding NAD-dependent epimerase/dehydratase family protein, with protein MENYRILVTGGAGFIGSNLANELASRNDVIAIDDCYLGEADNLSDDVEFVEASVLEDDLPTDVDVVFHLAALSSYAMHEEDPTRGARVNVEGFVNTVEQARQDGCEAVVYASTSSIYGTRTEPTPEDVPVSVNTGYEASKMARERYAEYFGNHYGMSMCGMRFFSVYQGYEGAEGHKGEYANVIAQFADDIAHGRSPELYGDGTQTRDFTHVSDVVRALELAAEDELEGVYNVGTGDRTSFNELVGLLNETLGTDVAPEYVENPIPEDVYVHDTCADASKLRAATGWEPEIGLEEGVERVCEPYL; from the coding sequence ATGGAAAACTACCGGATTCTTGTCACGGGCGGCGCGGGATTTATCGGCTCGAATCTCGCGAACGAGTTGGCGAGCCGTAACGACGTGATCGCCATCGACGACTGTTATCTCGGCGAGGCTGACAACCTCTCCGACGACGTCGAGTTCGTCGAGGCGAGCGTCCTCGAGGACGATTTGCCGACTGACGTCGATGTTGTCTTCCACTTGGCTGCGCTCTCGTCCTATGCGATGCACGAGGAGGATCCGACGCGAGGCGCTCGCGTGAACGTCGAAGGGTTTGTTAATACGGTCGAACAGGCACGCCAGGACGGTTGCGAGGCCGTCGTTTACGCGTCGACGTCCTCGATCTACGGCACCAGAACCGAACCGACGCCCGAGGACGTGCCAGTGTCGGTCAACACGGGCTACGAGGCTTCGAAAATGGCCCGCGAGCGCTACGCGGAATACTTCGGCAACCACTACGGGATGTCCATGTGCGGAATGCGTTTCTTCTCGGTCTATCAGGGCTATGAGGGCGCCGAGGGCCACAAGGGCGAGTACGCCAACGTTATCGCACAGTTCGCCGACGACATCGCTCACGGCCGGTCGCCGGAACTCTACGGGGACGGCACCCAGACCCGCGACTTCACGCACGTCTCGGATGTGGTGCGCGCACTCGAGTTAGCCGCCGAGGACGAACTCGAGGGAGTCTACAACGTTGGCACCGGCGATCGAACCTCGTTCAACGAACTCGTTGGGTTACTCAACGAGACGCTCGGAACGGATGTCGCTCCCGAGTATGTCGAGAACCCGATTCCCGAAGACGTGTACGTCCACGATACCTGCGCGGACGCGTCGAAGCTTCGGGCTGCGACCGGCTGGGAACCCGAGATCGGGCTCGAGGAGGGAGTAGAGCGAGTCTGCGAGCCGTACCTGTGA
- a CDS encoding SDR family oxidoreductase: MNVLVTGGAGFIGSHIAEGLLEEGHTVTVLDVMDPYYDTGIKERNVELCRELGDERFEFVNGSITDEELVRDIIASRDIDYIYHQAAQAGVRTSVENPKKPHEINTTGLLNLLQAAADHGVERFVNASSSSVYGEMEYLPYDEDHQNVPQSPYGVTKLAAEHYCRVWTDVYDLPTVSLRYFTVYGPRMRPNMAITNFTSRCLNGKPPVIYGDGQQTRDFTYIDDIVGANLTLLETDAADGEAMNIGSTGNITIEELAEHIIDETGADVGLEYNDAKEADARHTHADVSKANELIGYEPSTSIREGVSQFVDWYRDNREWYEPLVLNS, translated from the coding sequence ATGAACGTCCTCGTAACCGGCGGTGCAGGGTTCATCGGCTCCCACATTGCGGAAGGACTCCTCGAGGAGGGCCATACCGTCACGGTACTCGATGTTATGGACCCCTACTACGATACGGGAATCAAGGAACGGAACGTCGAACTGTGTCGCGAACTCGGTGACGAGCGGTTCGAGTTCGTGAATGGATCGATTACTGACGAGGAACTCGTCCGAGACATTATCGCGAGTCGCGATATCGACTACATCTACCACCAAGCGGCTCAAGCTGGCGTTCGGACGAGCGTCGAGAATCCGAAAAAGCCCCACGAAATCAACACGACGGGACTACTCAACCTCCTACAGGCGGCCGCTGACCATGGCGTGGAACGGTTCGTCAACGCCTCGTCGTCATCGGTCTACGGCGAGATGGAGTACCTGCCGTACGACGAAGACCACCAGAACGTGCCCCAGAGCCCCTACGGCGTGACGAAGCTCGCGGCCGAGCACTACTGTCGCGTCTGGACCGATGTCTACGATCTGCCGACGGTCAGCCTCCGATACTTCACCGTTTACGGGCCGCGGATGCGGCCGAATATGGCGATCACTAACTTCACGTCGCGGTGTCTCAACGGCAAGCCGCCAGTAATCTATGGCGACGGCCAACAGACGCGTGACTTCACCTATATCGATGATATCGTAGGTGCGAATCTCACGCTGCTCGAGACGGATGCTGCGGACGGCGAAGCGATGAATATCGGCTCGACAGGGAACATCACGATCGAAGAACTCGCCGAACACATCATCGACGAGACGGGCGCCGATGTCGGTCTCGAGTACAATGACGCCAAGGAAGCCGACGCGCGCCACACCCACGCCGACGTGTCGAAGGCGAACGAACTGATCGGCTACGAACCGTCGACGAGCATCCGCGAGGGCGTCTCGCAGTTCGTCGACTGGTACCGGGACAACCGGGAGTGGTACGAACCACTCGTTCTCAATTCCTGA
- the aglF gene encoding UTP--glucose-1-phosphate uridylyltransferase AglF, with product MQAVVLAAGKGTRLRPLTDDKPKVLVEVDGKPLIEDVFDNLIEIGATEFVVVVGYQKEQIIERYGDEYEGVPITYAHQREQLGLAHAILQAEPHIDDDFMLMLGDNVFRANLGDVINRQQEARADAAFLVEEVPYEEASRYGVLDTNEYGEIVEVMEKPDDPPSNLVMTGFYTFTPEIFHACHLVQPSDRGEYELPDAIDLLIQSGRTIDAIRMDGWRIDVGYPDDRERATERLQDNDSLASTGEASEATANND from the coding sequence ATGCAAGCAGTCGTGCTGGCCGCAGGCAAAGGAACTCGCCTTCGGCCCCTCACGGACGACAAACCGAAAGTCCTCGTCGAGGTCGACGGCAAGCCGCTCATTGAGGACGTATTCGACAATTTGATCGAGATCGGTGCGACGGAGTTCGTCGTCGTCGTCGGTTACCAGAAGGAACAGATCATCGAACGTTACGGTGACGAGTACGAGGGCGTACCGATCACCTACGCGCACCAGCGTGAACAGCTGGGACTTGCCCACGCGATCCTCCAGGCGGAGCCCCACATCGACGATGACTTCATGCTGATGCTCGGGGATAACGTGTTCCGAGCGAATCTCGGCGATGTCATCAATCGTCAGCAGGAGGCCCGCGCCGACGCGGCCTTCCTCGTCGAGGAAGTCCCCTACGAGGAAGCGTCACGGTACGGTGTTCTCGATACGAACGAGTACGGCGAGATCGTCGAGGTGATGGAGAAACCGGACGATCCACCGTCGAATCTCGTGATGACTGGGTTCTATACGTTCACGCCGGAGATCTTCCATGCCTGTCACCTCGTTCAGCCGAGCGACCGCGGCGAGTACGAACTCCCGGACGCGATCGACCTGCTGATCCAGTCGGGTAGAACGATTGACGCGATCCGGATGGACGGGTGGCGTATCGACGTCGGCTATCCCGACGATCGAGAGCGAGCAACGGAACGACTCCAAGACAATGACTCGCTGGCGTCTACGGGAGAGGCCTCTGAAGCCACGGCCAATAACGATTGA
- a CDS encoding sugar phosphate nucleotidyltransferase has translation MSEANVPAVVLAAGEGRRLDPLTNRRPKPMVPVANRPILEYVISAIADAGIDRVVLIVGYRDERIRNHFGDGDDWDIDIEYVVQETQLGTAHAVLQAESAVDGPFLVLNGDRIVDSSLVERVRDEIVDADTSPVMSVTRTGHASDYGVVSLEGNRIVDITEKPTEPVRSEVINAGVYGFDGAIFDAIRETPTEHGEMAITTTLETIASEEPIRAIRYRDVWLDVSYLWDLLNVNAAVIDEFDDSGAELDGAIAADTTIGENISLGANATLGGSVAIGDNVTIEANAVVSNAVVFSDAVIEAGAVVRDAIVAENARIGANATIAGGESTVVVADEVHEDVELGGVVGDNATVGGGTVLDPGTVLGDGAVVDPGATVSGRIESDAIVRRG, from the coding sequence ATGAGCGAAGCGAACGTGCCAGCTGTTGTTCTGGCGGCTGGCGAAGGACGCCGTCTCGACCCGCTGACGAACCGGCGTCCGAAACCGATGGTCCCCGTTGCGAATCGACCGATTCTGGAGTACGTTATTTCGGCGATCGCAGACGCCGGTATCGACCGAGTCGTTCTCATTGTCGGGTACCGAGACGAACGAATTCGAAATCACTTCGGCGATGGCGACGACTGGGACATCGACATTGAATACGTTGTACAGGAAACGCAACTCGGGACGGCCCACGCAGTCTTACAGGCGGAATCTGCCGTCGATGGACCGTTTCTCGTTCTCAACGGTGACCGAATCGTCGATTCGTCACTTGTCGAGCGTGTCCGCGACGAAATCGTTGACGCTGACACTAGTCCGGTAATGTCGGTCACACGAACGGGCCATGCGAGCGATTACGGCGTTGTCTCGCTCGAGGGCAATCGTATTGTCGATATCACCGAAAAGCCAACCGAACCCGTCCGGTCCGAAGTGATCAACGCCGGGGTCTATGGGTTCGACGGCGCTATCTTTGATGCCATCCGCGAAACGCCGACCGAACACGGCGAGATGGCGATCACGACGACGCTCGAGACCATTGCGTCGGAGGAACCGATTCGCGCCATCCGGTATCGGGACGTCTGGCTCGACGTCTCGTATCTCTGGGATCTACTCAACGTGAATGCGGCAGTGATCGACGAATTTGACGACAGTGGGGCCGAGTTAGACGGTGCGATCGCGGCTGATACGACTATCGGCGAGAACATTTCCCTCGGAGCAAACGCGACGCTCGGCGGAAGCGTCGCGATCGGCGATAACGTGACGATCGAAGCCAACGCCGTCGTCTCCAACGCTGTCGTCTTTTCGGACGCCGTCATCGAGGCGGGAGCCGTCGTTCGCGATGCCATCGTCGCTGAAAATGCTCGCATTGGAGCGAACGCGACGATCGCCGGCGGCGAAAGTACGGTCGTCGTCGCCGACGAGGTACACGAGGACGTCGAACTCGGCGGCGTCGTCGGCGACAACGCGACCGTCGGGGGCGGGACGGTCCTCGACCCTGGGACCGTCCTCGGCGACGGTGCCGTCGTCGATCCGGGTGCGACCGTCAGCGGACGAATTGAATCGGACGCGATCGTCAGGAGGGGATAA